A genomic region of Bactrocera dorsalis isolate Fly_Bdor chromosome 3, ASM2337382v1, whole genome shotgun sequence contains the following coding sequences:
- the LOC105230544 gene encoding juvenile hormone epoxide hydrolase 1 yields MKAIIFIVILAISWFWLYRGVNEFIKPLPKPEISNNTYWGPGKPVNYEAPTDIVPFKIKYDQTIIDDLRTQLNRTWKFTAPLENIKFEYGFNSEALKHIVDYWRDYYLLKWGAHEDYLNSLPHFKTEIQGLKIHFIHAKPSEEARKEKKVVPMLLLHGWPGSVREFYEFIKLLVEVSDVNDYVFEVIAPSLVGYGFSDAATRPGFDSLEMAVVMRNLMLRVGYDKFLVQGGDWGSIIGSAISTLFPENVLGFHSNMCVLNTPLATIKSYIASWMPERFIPARFFYNHHFPLKDKYKFLIVESGYFHIQATKPDTIGIALEASPIALAAYILEKFQLATGAGRNQEFNAMDRTYKLDAILDNLMIYYLTGTVTTAGRFYAENLASDSKALKMDRVPTTVPMGCARFQFDLPPAIDWALKDKFPNLVHSTYFNQGGHFAALELPGMLYINFQEFVKKAIAE; encoded by the exons ATGAAGGCAATTATATTTATTGTCATATTGGCCATTTCGTGGTTTTGGCTTTACCGCGGGGTCAACGAATTCATTAAGCCGCTACCGAAGCCAGAAATCAGCAATAACACCTACTGGGGACCCGGCAAACCTGTAAACTACGAAGCGCCAACAGATATTGTGCCTTTCAAAATCAAATACGATCAAACG ATTATTGACGATTTGCGCACACAACTCAATCGTACTTGGAAATTCACTGCGCCGTTGGAAAATATCAAATTCGAATATGGTTTCAATTCAGAAGCGCTGAAGCACATTGTCGACTATTGGCGCGACTACTACTTGCTCAAATGGGGAGCACATGAAGATTACCTGAATTCGCTGCCGCACTTTAAAACCGAGATACAAGG GCTGAAGATTCACTTCATACACGCAAAGCCGTCAGAGGAGGCGCGTAAAGAGAAGAAAGTGGTGCCGATGTTATTGCTGCACGGTTGGCCGGGTTCTGTGCGTGAATTTTACGAGTTCATAAAGCTTTTGGTGGAGGTGTCCGATGTCAATGATTATGTGTTCGAAGTTATTGCACCCTCTCTAGTCGGATATGGGTTCTCGGAC GCTGCCACCAGACCCGGTTTCGATTCGCTAGAGATGGCTGTTGTCATGCGGAATCTAATGTTACGTGTTGGTTATGACAAATTTCTGGTACAGGGTGGCGATTGGGGCTCCATCATTGGCAGCGCCATTTCCACGCTCTTCCCTGAGAATGTGCTCGGCTTTCATTCTAATATGTGTGTGTTGAACACACCGCTAGCTACGATAAAATCGTACATTGCCAGTTGGATGCCAGAGCGCTTTATACCAGCGCGTTTCTTCTACAATCATCATTTTCCACTAAAGGATAAATATAAGTTCCTAATCGTTGAGTCCGGTTACTTCCACATACAAGCAACAAAGCCGGACACCATTGGCATTGCACTGGAGGCTAGTCCCATTGCCTTGGCCGCATACATACTGGAGAAATTCCAATTGGCAACTGGTGCTGGTCGGAATCAGGAATTCAATGCTATGGACAGAACCTATAAATTAGATGCTATATTAGATAATCTGATGATATACTATCTCACCGGCACGGTCACGACAGCAGGACGGTTCTACGCCGAAAATCTCGCCAGTGACTCTAAGGCTCTGAAAATGGATCGCGTGCCGACGACTGTGCCTATGGGTTGTGCTCGCTTCCAGTTCGACTTGCCTCCTGCCATTGACTGGGCGCTCAAAGACAAGTTTCCGAATTTGGTACACAGTACATACTTCAATCAAGGTGGTCATTTCGCTGCCTTGGAACTGCCTGGTATGTTGTATATTAACTTCCAAGAGTTTGTGAAGAAAGCCATTGCTGAGTAA